In Vanrija pseudolonga chromosome 4, complete sequence, a single window of DNA contains:
- the his1 gene encoding ATP phosphoribosyltransferase has protein sequence MSGAQTPVNLASSTTLSRPQPTSGNDRAAKSSFGSESAMSLLVDSLKDRLLFAIPKKGRLFEKTVELLAGADIKFNRAHRLDVALVQNHPIALVFLPASDIPRFVALGSVSLGITGQDVIAESTHGDAIKELLPLGFGKCKLQVQVPVTGPKQTIEELAGGRIATSFNVLAEELFAKVDTEANAKAAAGQEVKTSVEYVGGSVEAACALGMADGIESGDTMRAAGLHAIHTLMSSEAVLIAPSTPHASLTPELAPIVDMIKRRIAGVIAAQKYVYASYNIERKNLANALKITPGRRAPTVSSLDEEGWVAVSSMIEKKQMAQVMDELETTGAQDILILALNNCRVNV, from the exons ATGTCCGGCGCCCAGACCCCCGTCAacctcgcgtcgtcgacgacgctcTCGCGCCCgcagccgacgagcggcaACGACCGCGCCGCGAAGAGCAGCTTTGGCTCCGAGTCGGCCATGTCGCTCCTTGTCGACTCGCTCAAGGACCGCCTCCTCTTCGCTATTCCTAAGAAGGGCCGCCTGTTCGAGAAGacggtcgagctgctcgcgggcGCTGATATCAAGTTTAACCGCGCGCACCGGCTCGACGTGGCGCTGGTGCAGAACCACCCTATTGCGCT CGTCTTCCTCCCCGCGTCCGACATCCCGCGCTTCGTCGCCCTCGGATCCGTCTCGCTCGGCATCACGGGCCAGGACGTGATCGCCGAGTCGACGCACGGCGACGCGATCAAGGAGCTCCTGccgctcggcttcggcaaGTGCAAGctgcaggtgcaggtgccCGTCACTGGACCCAAGCAGACgatcgaggagctcgcgggcGGCCGTATCGCCACGTCGTTCAACGTGCTTGCTGAGGAGCTGTTCGCCAAGgtcgacaccgaggccaacgccaaggctgccgccggccaGGAGGTCAAGACGAGCGTCGAGTACGTCGGCGGTAGTGTTGAGGCTGCGTGCGCGCTGGGTATGGCCGATGGTATTG AATCCGGCGACACCATGCGCGCTGCTGGCCTCCACGCCATCCACACCCTCATGTCCTCCGAGGCGGTCCTGATCGCGCCTTCCACCCCGCACGCCTCGCTCacccccgagctcgcgccgatCGTGGACATGATCAAGCGCCGCATTGCCGGCGTCATCGCGGCGCAGAAGTACGTGTACGCGTCGTACAATATTGAGCGCAAGAACCTCGCGAACGCGTTGAAGATCacgcctggccgccgcgcgccgaccgtgtccagcctcgacgaggagggctgGGTCGCCGTCTCGTCCATGATTGAGAAGAAGCAGATGGCGCAGGTcatggacgagctcgagacgacgggcgcgcaggatatcctcatcctcgcgctcaacaaCTGCCGCGTCAACGTCTAG
- the MRPS18 gene encoding 37S ribosomal protein S18, mitochondrial gives MASLRLPAQMARTAVAGPSRWVQASSFATSSRVGLDFTAPARSSGKNLARQNRKIAAQQGVVGMATIPSADATPVETVRWHPLPTDLYRNAAGIADRAPTHTLHVMSTRNNTLLTFCDALGPMFRTTSGGTDKVFRKTSRQSYEAAHQAALKTFALITATARALREQRADRMAIQVAYRGMEGLGRDAVHSALGGADGAEVRQLVVRIEDRTHIKIGGTRARKPRRV, from the coding sequence ATGGCATCTCTCCGCCTCCCCGCGCAGATGGCGCGCACCGCGGTCGCCGGCCCCAGCCGGTGGGTGCAGGCGTCGTCTTtcgccacctcctcgcgcgtcGGGCTGGACTTCACCGCTCCGGCCCGCTCCTCGGGTAAGAACCTGGCCCGTCAGAACCGCAAgatcgcggcgcagcagggcGTGGTCGGCATGGCGACCATCCCGtcggcggacgcgacgcCCGTCGAGACGGTGCGGTGGCACCCTCTCCCGACCGACCTGTACCGCAACGCGGCGGGCATTGCGgaccgcgcgccgacgcacaCTCTGCACGTGATGAGCACGCGCAACAACACGCTCCTGACGTTCTGCGACGCCCTCGGGCCAATGTTCCGCACCACGTCGGGCGGCACGGACAAGGTGTTCCGCAAGACGTCGCGCCAGAGCTACGAGGCCGCGCACCAGGCCGCCCTCAAGACGTTTGCGCTCATCAcagccacggcgcgcgccctcCGCGAACAGCGCGCAGACCGCATGGCCATCCAGGTCGCGTACCGCGGCATGgagggcctcggccgcgacgccgtccactcggccctcggcggcgccgacggcgccgaggtccgccagctcgtcgtgcgcATCGAGGACCGCACGCACATCAAGATTGGCGGTACCAGGGCCAGGAAGCCCCGTAGGGTGTAG
- the OCA6 gene encoding Putative tyrosine-protein phosphatase OCA6 — protein MTMTADGASSAGSSVPLKVVVLGGSRFDKHPQLDNNSRYLVVYPSLSSVATHLLAAHAAAASRPSQPPKMLTPPYHFSIVSAPLGPNSSSNHILYRGSFPAARNASFLRRLGIKTLVCLRKKPLKDDEPLAVWAAKRGIDVQWVKAEKMTEERLGMERQEVSDVLKILLNPSAYPIYIADVDGTSHTTLVVAALRKLQGWHQDCIVNEIFRFEPDHDDLPLESFMSSYLSISGSGKDDPQASLSLPPAPYPSWLWPTAPVVPEKSRHTIPFRNERSSSSGPSMRSDRDRAASGASSTSTASAATSLPFPNPLTVRRHPSMRLTFPAQPLSSVGAASSTQSRSVASSLSKTPLSEDALGLSQISTSAPDAPSPPVAPGIGARRVSFHDPSARFDPGHDLTDSPTGFTGQSAARWNGRTPSGGSGGVEGDISAFGDDDEDDDDDDADQDSHGDEEDDADLEEDEYSEDEESEEEEEDEEEDEDEPPTSQFISALDLAGFG, from the exons ATGACCATGACTGCGGACGGtgcctcctccgccggcAGCTCTGTGCCCCTGAAAGTCGTCGTGTTGGGTGGTAGTCGATTCGACAAGCACCCTCAACTCGACAACAACTCGAGGTACCTCGTCGTCTACCCGTCACTGTCATCGGTCGCCACACACTTGCTCGCAGCGCACGCTGCTGCAGCAAGCAGACCAAGTCAGCCACCCAAGATGCTCACCCCGCCATACCACTTTAGCATCGTCTCGGCTCCTCTTGGGCCCAACTCGTCCTCGAACCACATTCTCTATCGCGGCTCGTTCCCCGCCGCGCGAAACGCGTCGttcctccgccgcctgggaATCAAGACACTCGTGTGCCTCCGCAAAAAGCCACTCAAGGACGATGAGCCGCTTGCTGTCTGggccgccaagcgcggcaTCGACGTCCAGTGGGTCAAGGCTGAGAAGATGACAGAGGAGCGGCTCGGAATGGAGCGCCAGGAGGTCAGCGACGTCCTCAAG ATCCTGCTCAACCCATCGGCGTACCCGATCTACATCGCAGACGTCGATGGGACCTCGCACACgaccctcgtcgtcgcggctcTTCGCAAGCTTCAAGGCTGGCACCAGGACTGCATCGTGAACGAGATATTTAG ATTCGAACCAGACCACGACGATCTGCCCCTCGAGTCCTTCATGTCATCGTATCTGTCGATATCAGGTTCGGGCAAGGACGACCCACAGGCGTCGCTCAGcctgccgccagcgccataCCCATCATGGCTGTGGCCGACAGCACCAGTGGTCCCTGAGAAGTCGCGGCATACCATTCCCTTCCGCAATGAGCGGTCATCGTCGAGCGGGCCGTCGATGCGCAGCGATCGGGACAGGGCGGCTTCGggcgccagctcgacgtcaacgGCCTCAGCGGCGACATCGCTACCGTTCCCCAACCCTCTGACAGTTCGGCGGCATCCAAGCATGCGTCTCACGTTCCCCGCACAGCCGCTATCGTCGGTGGGGGCGGCATCCTCAACGCAGTCCCGCTCGGTTGCATCGAGCCTGTCAAAGACGCCGCTCAGCGAGGACGCATTGGGCCTGTCGCagatctcgacgtcggcgccagaCGCCCCATCACCGCCTGTAGCCCCCGGCATAGGCGCTCGCCGGGTATCGTTCCACGACCCCAGTGCGAGATTCGACCCGGGCCACGACTTAACCGACTCGCCTACGGGCTTTACGGGCCAGAGTGCTGCGCGGTGGAACGGGCGGACACCCAGTGGCGggtcgggcggcgtcgagggcgacatTTCTGCattcggcgacgacgacgaggatgatgatgacgacgatgcggaTCAGGATAGCCAcggagacgaggaggacgacgccgacctcgaggaggacgagtactctgaggacgaggagagcgaggaggaggaggaggacgaggaggaggacgaagacgagcCGCCAACCTCACAGTTTAtcagcgcgctcgacctcgctggGTTTGGGTAG
- the AOR gene encoding NADPH-dependent alkenal/one oxidoreductase, translated as MSKPTFLQSVLGRPSRSYADFAHADDRSLNRKASSSSFASSGYGADRRFYAAPSASASPPQRPRSTASFSQRDSAYDHVDAVERSSDVGAPRPPAFPASIHERRARRVTSDNALRYSAPPPPRHIAFAEEDEYDDDGGIDRGHRDARVEPPRQRRTRTTAANGHVHDLPRHEPERVQRVREAVHAEAEEEEEFEPVHDATPGFDSVERLAPGTGSDLSAVSASSGSAPSSLIVSPQVSTTPGLLFKPNDAAHAVSKPAVPAPPRATTLPVPPVDDSESEDSDNEQFYTPSSSFISLSETAHDDTEAEETPQVTVSALPILRLQPPTPAPIPDPVTSPLDSALASDDSPTTPRAFLAPGDADRIPLRLEPLDEELDEVPELVEPLKVRRKKSSKKTVDTPPKVKKVVAPEIDTPTAKPKKVPVLNIGASPSKVKKAEAELETPPPLPPKPASNAHGRVRGAEIVILGGNDRPSRPTLQRSSSSASTARPRSQSAFNLDEVAAAAPTLTRSKSTKSVKSIKSVKSVKSLREKPSVKALSDVGRATPTRATPSPPASVIAALASGHGRRISHDSRDSASIAASDISRPPSVIRPDNGAVGVRAAGYGKGGWAAASAAPVVMYMPKEGDDGWAAFQPLPPRSRFAPMPGAPSSAQHDGPHGSTDGSRYSGYTPSWASSASQPVSVPSQTSVAPSTGSGESGGYSSRRPSSEIGGHAPVVVVPAPAPPAPAPSKLRDPVPDSDSESEEELEAPSRSYAHPAQTATPPPLIQPPLARVPVAEPVYDYASEAGTPAGGSRAPSEVGSGSYNGTAWNGRLITPDPYDIPRSRTMSMAGSVTSSSPHRTSFTPRLPASPLGQEETHYNRFSVDDQTHYNRFSSLAQPSTLNPDAITFLPVMTSEDSDRLYVPSEPGDAGVRRASSVWSLPRLARSQSGRARSDVGQGRASSDLGTSSLRRKSMNGQRIQLSSRGEGSVAGDVPLMESHGRDQTRVNGYTNLILPTGGGFTDSHARRSSDIDSRVLGLPHAAMAAITLSTAPPTNQKDATPMHLRHHLPAPVDFTSHIKPPGKVHPSQILVQIYAVAIDHVDILALDDKTRADVGKWIPGRSFVGRCISAGEHEKDIHRGDIIVGLVDIKKSGALCEYVIVERRRVARLMHSNHLSLEQLAALPIQGISAHRALRGILRHGQHALVMDAHTGVPALICQEMARHGVAVTAVISGGEDHGREQAACLQHGARGVLTGSPATVMNRLEESSFDIVVDSRGGAVVYEAARRVLVDGGRIISLASAEPSSAAIAAPPRQASGLANIKAAFSKSKRGQKHIKYTYVPPAGTGEPEVDTSGLDTRDVLEEPVMAVLHPVVRHTVPFERGAEVFRWSSDGIDRLGVSAVRLIN; from the coding sequence ATGTCGAAACCGACCTTTCTCCAGTcggtcctcggccgcccaTCGCGCAGCTATGCAGATTTCGCGCACGCCGATGACCGCAGTTTAAACCGCaaggcgtcgtcctcgagcttcgCGTCGAGCGGGTACGGCGCCGACCGGCGGTTCTATGCTgctccctcggcgtccgcttCTCCACCAcagcggccgcgctcgacggcatcatTCTCCCAACGCGACAGTGCGTACgaccacgtcgacgccgtggaGCGCAGCAGCGATGTTGGCGCACCCCGGCCGCCTGCCTTTCCCGCGTCCATCCACGAGCGGAGAGCGCGCAGAGTTACAAGCGATAACGCGTTACGTTattctgcgccgccgccgcctcggcataTCGCGTTcgcagaggaggacgagtacgacgacgacggtggcaTCGACCGCGGCCatcgcgacgcgcgcgtcgaaccaccgaggcagcggcgcacaCGGACCACTGCAGCCAACGGCCACGTGCAcgaccttcctcgccacgAGCCCGAGCGCGTGCAACGTGTGAGGGAAGCAgtgcacgccgaggcggaggaagaggaagaatTCGAACCTGTTCATGACGCGACGCCCGGGTTCGACTCGGTGGAGAGGCTGGCCCCTGGCACTGGATCTGACCTGTCGGCAGTGTCAGCGtcttcgggctcggcgccatcatcgCTCATCGTCTCACCGCAGGTCTCGACCACCCCAGGTCTATTATTCAAGCCCAATGACGCGGCTCACGCCGTCTCCAAGCCTGCCGTGCCTGCACCACCCCGAGCAACAACACTTCCCGTGCCTcccgtcgacgacagcgagagcgaggactCGGACAACGAGCAGTTCTACACACCCAGCTCGTCGTTCATTTCGCTAAGCGAAACCGCTCAtgacgacaccgaggccgaggagacaCCACAAGTCACCGTCTCTGCGTTACCTATTCTCAGGCTCCAGCCGCCAACCCCAGCACCTATTCCTGATCCTGTTACTTCTCCGCTCGACTCTGCATTAGCAAGCGATGACTCGCCAACCACGCCTCGCGCCTTCCTCGCTCCTGGCGATGCCGATCGGATACCGCTCCGGCTTGAGCCGTTGGACGAAGAGCTGGACGAGGTACCCGAGCTCGTTGAGCCGCTAAAGGTTCGCAGGAAGAAGTCGTCCAAGAAGACTGTGGACACGCCGCCCAAGGTGAAGAAGGTCGTGGCTCCAGAGAtcgacacgccgacggcgaagCCGAAGAAGGTCCCCGTTCTGAATATTGGAGCCTCACCCTCCAAGgtgaagaaggccgaggccgagctcgagacaCCGCCACCTCTTCCTCCCAAGCCTGCGTCGAATGCCCACGGCCGTGTCCGTGGCGCTGAAatcgtcatcctcggcggcaatgACCGGCCTAGCCGACCGACACTCcagcgctcctcgagcagcgcgtcgacagCACGCCCGCGCAGCCAGTCTGCCTTCAACCTTGACGaggtggctgcggcggcccCGACCCTCACGCGATCCAAGTCGACAAAGTCGGTCAAGTCAATCAAGTCGGTCAAGTCGGTCAAGAGCCTCAGGGAGAAGCCGTCAGTGAAGGCGCTCTCTGACGTCGGCAGAGCAACCCCAACTCGCGCCACACCGTCGCCCCCAGCATCCgtcatcgccgcgctcgcgtcgggcCATGGCCGCCGCATCTCCCATGATTCCCGCGACTCGGCATCGATAGCAGCCTCTGACAtctcccgcccgccgtccgTCATTAGGCCAGATAATGGCGCCGTCGGTGTCCGGGCAGCGGGGTACGGCAAGGGTGGatgggcagcagcgtcggcggccccTGTCGTCATGTACATGCCGAaagagggcgacgacgggtgGGCAGCCTTTCAGCCCCTCCCTCCGCGATCTCGCTTCGCGCCAATGCCTGGTGCACCATCGTCTGCTCAGCATGATGGGCCGCACGGCAGCACCGACGGCAGCAGATACAGCGGGTATACCCCGAGCtgggcctcgagcgcctcgcaGCCTGTCAGTGTCCCCAGCCAAACTTCAGTCGCTCCGAGTACAGGCAGCGGCGAATCGGGCGGGTATAGCTCAAGAAGACCAAGCAGTGAGATTGGTGGCCAtgcgcccgtcgtcgtggtcccGGCTCCAGCACCTCCAGCCCCCGCTCCAAGTAAACTGCGCGACCCGGTtcccgactcggactcggagtCTGAAGAGGAGCTCGAAGCGCCGAGCAGGTCCTACGCACACCCGGCTCAGACGGCcacaccccctcccctcaTCCAACCCCCGCTTGCAAGGGTGCCTGTTGCTGAGCCCGTGTATGACTACGCCAGCGAAGCGGGCACCCCGGCTGGAGGCAGTCGTGCGCCAAGCGAGGTTGGCTCGGGGTCGTACAACGGCACAGCGTGGAACGGTCGTCTGATCACACCCGACCCTTACGACATCCCCAGGTCGCGCACAATGTCGATGGCCGGCTCAGTCACTTCGTCCTCGCCGCACCGCACATCATTCACTCCACGACTGCCGGCCTCTCCCCTTGGGCAGGAAGAAACGCACTACAACCGTTTCTCCGTCGACGATCAGACGCACTACAATCGGTTCAGCAGCCTCGCCCAGCCGTCGACGCTCAATCCCGACGCCATCACTTTCCTTCCTGTCATGACCTCGGAGGACTCGGATCGCCTTTACGTGCCATCCGAGCCCGGAGACGCAGGTGTCAGACGCGCTAGCAGTGTCTGGAGCTTACCACGCCTGGCACGCTCGCAGTCGGGTCGTGCGCGGTCCGATGTTGGCCAGGGGCGAGCGTCATCTGACCTCGGCACGAGCTCCCTCCGCCGCAAGTCTATGAATGGTCAACGCATTCAGCTGTCgtcgcgaggcgagggcagcgtcgccggcgacgtACCGCTGATGGAGAGTCACGGTCGTGACCAGACTCGCGTGAACGGCTACACAAACCTCATCCTCCCCACCGGCGGAGGGTTTACAGACAGCCACGCTCGCCGTTCAAGCGACATTGACTCGCGCGTCCTGGGCCTgccacacgccgccatggccgccaTCACTCTTTCCACAGCGCCTCCAACCAACCAGAAGGACGCGACTCCGATGCACCTTCGACACCACCTCCCCGCGCCTGTCGACTTTACCTCCCACATCAAGCCGCCTGGAAAGGTTCACCCGTCTCAGATTCTTGTGCAGATATACGCCGTTGCAATCGACCACGTGgacatcctcgcgctcgacgacaagacaCGCGCTGACGTCGGCAAGTGGATCCCCGGTCGCTCCTTTGTGGGCCGCTGTATCTCTGCCGGAGAGCACGAGAAGGACATTCACCGCGGAGACATTATCGTGGGCCTGGTGGACATCAAGAAGAGCGGCGCGCTGTGCGAGTATGTGATCGTTGAGCGGAGACGTGTTGCCCGTCTCATGCACTCGAACCACCTCTCGCTAGAGCAGCTCGCTGCCCTTCCAATCCAAGGCATCTcggcgcaccgcgcgctCCGTGGCATTCTCCGGCATGGGCAGCATGCGCTCGTCATGGACGCACACACGGGTGTGCCGGCTCTCATCTGCCAAGAGATGGCGCGCCATGGTGTGGCTGTCACGGCTGTCATCTCGGGCGGGGAGGACCACGGGCGGGAGCAGGCTGCGTGTCTACAGCACGGTGCACGCGGCGTGCTCACCGGGTCGCCAGCGACGGTGATGAACCGCCTCGAGGAGTCGAGCttcgacattgtcgtcgactCGCGTGGTGGCGCAGTGGTgtacgaggcggcgaggcgggtcCTGGTCGACGGTGGGAGGATCATTTCTCTCGCGTCCGCCGAGCCGTCTTCCGCCGCTATCGCAGCTCCTCCGCGTCAAGCATCCGGCCTCGCGAACATCAAGGCGGCCTTTTCCAAGAGCAAGCGTGGGCAAAAGCACATCAAGTACACGTACGTCCCGCCTGCGGGCaccggcgagcccgaggtcgacacgAGCGGGCTCGATACccgcgacgtgctcgaggagccgGTCATGGCTGTGCTCCATCCTGTCGTGCGCCACACGGTGCCGtttgagcgcggcgccgaggtgttCCGCTGGAGCAGCGACGGCATTGATCGGCTCGGTGTGAGCGCGGTTCGTCTTATCAACTAG
- the FMP42 gene encoding Protein FMP42, whose protein sequence is MLPTDVSPRQRVLQVAASVVFCFLTVGLVFGYAALKPVLLASGVYADLCEDDKPYCAAQDTKLNFLFIIATSTVNMASFPVGVYLDTVGPQVSTLTGAVVFAAGCIVFSLGHVGKYVDTYLVGYFLLALGSPAIFLAQFHLSNTFPARSGLILGAITGAFDASSFPLVFYKAAFFAFGEKPSLRTFFALYAAIPILLIAQQLSFGPVESYERPGEVEAVEEATDALIFSSPFNGPSTLPPQPTRRSISPGSPYSPSTSPDRAAANADRRASAWSVWSRDDEGNPTHRRRRPSVTAYSRVAYDIPDNADESEQIIRLEQGCEMRDPVVGVLFGQSAVSQVYSSWFWIMEFMVAVHMTRINWYLATVHSQLAYYTKNVGLADTLTDTFTVLLPLAGIITVPAVGWLLDTRRIRDVALVMLSIGVGFGGLGLASHTIPQLIGIGLLVCFRPLFYTAISDYAAKVFGFETFGTVYGWAMTLSGLLGLVLAPMDKSVKDTFHGSYTVYNVLLLVLGIISSALLAWRTSVVPAPRSGAITLPPDVIIEEVVVEEEEP, encoded by the exons ATGCTCCCGACGGATGTGTCCCCCAGGCAGAGGGTGCTGCAAGTGGCAGCGAGCGTCGTGTTCTG CTTCCTCACTGTCGGCCTCGTGTTCGGGTACGCGGCGCTCAAgcccgtcctcctcgcgtcGGGGGTGTACGCCGACCTAtgcgaggacgacaagccgTACTGCGCAGCGCAGGACACCAAGCTCAATTTCCTCTTCATCatcgcgacgagcacggtCAAT ATGGCATCGTTCCCAGTCGGCGTGTACCTCGACACGGTCGGCCCGCAGGTGTCGACGCTTACTGGTGCTGTGGTGTTCGCGGCGGGTTGTATCGTGTTCTCCCTTGGACACGTTGGGAAAT ATGTCGACACCTACCTCGT GGGCTACtttctcctcgcgctcggctcgccCGCCATCTTCCTCGCCCAGTTCCACC TGTCCAACACGTTccccgcgcgctcgggcCTGATCCTCGGCGCGATAACGGGCGCgttcgacgcgtcgtcgttcccGCTGGTATTCTACAAGGCCGCGTTCTTTGCCTTTGGGGAGAAGCCCAGCTT ACGCACCTTCTTCGCGCTGTACGCCGCCATCCCGatcctcctcatcgcgcAGCAGCTCTCCTTCGGCCCCGTCGAGTCGTACGAGCGCCCtggggaggtcgaggcggtcgaggaggcgaccGACGCGCTCATCTTCTCGTCGCCCTTCAACGGGCCGAGCACGCTCCCGCCCCAGCCGACAAGGCGCAGCATCAGCCCCGGGTCGCCGTACTCGCCCTCTACGAGCCCAGAccgcgctgctgccaacgctgaccgccgcgcgtcggcctGGTCCGTCTGGagccgcgacgacgaaggcAACCCCacgcaccgccgtcgccggccgagTGTCACGGCCTACTCGCGCGTCGCGTACGATATCCCGGACAACGCGGACGAGAGCGAGCAGATCAtccgcctcgagcagggcTGCGAGATGCGCGACCCCGTTGTCGGGGTGCTCTTTGGCCAGAGCGCCGTCAGCCAGGTGTACTCGTCGTGGTTCTGGATCATGGAGTTCATGGTGGCCGTGCACAT GACGAGGATAAACTGGTACCTCGCCACGGTTCACTCCCAGCTCGCGTACTACACCAAGAACGTCGGCCTGGCGGACACGCTCACGGACA CTTTCACGGTACTCCTCCCGCTCGCTGGCATCATCACCGTCCCCGCGGTCGGCTGGCTGCTCGACACGAGACGTATCCGGGACGTGGCCCTCGTCATGCTCTCCATCGGCGTGGGCTTTGGCGGGTTGGGCTTGGCGTCGCATACGATCCCGCAGCTCATCGGCATCGGGCTACTCGTGTGCTTCCGCCCGTTGTTCTACACTGCCATTTC AGACTACGCAGCCAAGGTCTTCGGATTCGAGACCTTTGGCACGGTGTACGGCTGGGCCATGACCCTCTccggcctgctcggcctcgtcctcgcgccgaTGGACAAGTCGGTCAAGGACACATTCCACGGCAGCTATACCGTGTACAACGTGCTCCTGCTCGTGCTGGGAATCATCTCGTCGGCCCTGCTGGCGTGGCGCACCAGTGTTGTGCCGGCCccccgcagcggcgccaTTACCCTGCCGCCCGACGTTAtcatcgaggaggtcgtggtggaggaggaggagccaTAG
- the colt gene encoding Congested-like trachea protein, which produces MADVDSSDIVAIKEETKGQTDSVKSFISGGFGGTCAVLVGHPFDLTKTRLQTAAPGTYTGAIDVVKKTLARDGVKGLYRGITPPLIGVTPIFAISFWGYDLGKKIVYSATPGRESPALSTAELGFAGFFSAIPATLVAAPAERVKVLLQVQGQGGKPAYTGPVDVVSKLYKEGGLKSVFRGTGATLARDGPGSAVYFVTYERVKAALSGKPVVDPVTGETAPPPLSLGAVMFAGGSAGVAMWALAIPPDTIKSRIQSAPTGTYSGFFDCARKLIAADGVGALWKGFGPAMARAFPANAATFVGVELSLKAMNSMW; this is translated from the exons ATGGCCGACGTTGACAGCTCTGACATCGTGGCCATCAAGGAGGAGACAAAGGGTCAGACCGACTCGGTCAAGTCGTTCATCTcgggcggctttggcggcacctgtgccgtgctcgtcggaCACCCCTTCGACCTGACAAAGACACGTCTGCAGACGGCCGCTCCCGGCACTTACACTGGTGCCATTGACGTTGTCAAGAAGACGCTCGCGCGTGATGGTGTCAAGGG TCTGTACCGTGGCATCACCCCCCCTCTTATCGGTGTGACGCCCATCTTTGCCATCTCGTTCTGG GGCTACGACCTCGGCAAGAAGATTGTCTACTCTGCCACCCCCGGCCGCGAGTCGCCCGCGCTCTCGACCGCTGAGCTCGGTTTCGCTGGTTTCTTCTCGGCCATCCCCGCTACCCTTGTCGCTGCCCCCGCAGAGCGTGTCAAGGTCCTCCTCCAGGTCCAGGGACAGGGCGGCAAGCCTGCCTACACTGGCCCCGTCGATGTCGTGAGCAAGCTCTACAAGGAGGGCGGTCTCAAGTCGGTCTTCCGTGGCACTGGTGCTACTCTTGCCCGTGACGGTCCTGGTTCGGCTGT TTACTTCGTCACCTACGAGCGCGTCAAGGCTGCCCTCTCTGGCAAGCCCGTCGTTGACCCCGTCACTGGCGAGactgcccctcctcccctctcgctcggcgctgtCATGTTCGCTGGTGGCTCTGCCGGTGTTGCCATGTGGGCTCTTGCCATCCCCCCTGAC ACCATCAAGTCGCGTATCCAGTCTGCCCCCACCGGCACCTACTCGGGCTTCTTCGACtgcgcgcgcaagctcatTGCTGCCGACGGTGTCGGTGCTCTCTGGAAGGGCTTTGGCCCTGCCATGGCCCGTGCTTTCCCTGCCAAC GCCGCTACTTTCGTCGGCGTCGAACTGTCGCTCAAGGCCATGAACTCGATGTGGTAG